A stretch of Bradyrhizobium sp. AZCC 2262 DNA encodes these proteins:
- a CDS encoding GFA family protein, giving the protein MFPEEESEKKKTKAVALGKPAAGQCLCGKVAFEIDVPARWAWHDHSRASRRAHGAAYATYVGSWRKRFRITKGKTSLARYEDEATKTVRSFCSNCGTPIAYERPRSPHMVNIPRALFSGRTGRQPLYHIAIEELQEWAYTGEPLVPLKGYPGVVWQRSKKKKRASDDPFSLGRAGQP; this is encoded by the coding sequence ATGTTTCCGGAAGAGGAATCCGAAAAGAAGAAAACCAAAGCCGTCGCGCTCGGCAAGCCCGCCGCCGGCCAGTGCCTGTGCGGCAAGGTCGCCTTCGAGATCGATGTGCCGGCGCGCTGGGCCTGGCACGATCATTCGCGGGCGAGCCGCCGCGCGCACGGCGCGGCCTATGCGACCTATGTCGGAAGCTGGCGCAAGCGTTTTCGTATCACCAAGGGCAAGACCAGCCTTGCACGGTACGAAGACGAGGCGACTAAAACCGTGCGCAGCTTCTGTTCGAACTGCGGCACGCCGATCGCCTATGAACGTCCGCGCTCGCCGCATATGGTCAACATCCCCCGCGCGCTGTTTTCGGGCCGCACCGGGCGGCAACCGCTCTATCACATCGCGATCGAGGAATTGCAGGAATGGGCCTACACTGGCGAACCGCTGGTGCCGCTGAAGGGCTATCCCGGCGTGGTCTGGCAGCGTTCGAAAAAGAAGAAGCGTGCGAGCGACGATCCTTTCAGCCTCGGCCGCGCAGGGCAGCCATGA
- a CDS encoding alkene reductase, with translation MNYPSLFSPLKVGPYQLKHRLALAPLTRMRAAKPSLAPRPLNAEYYAQRATPGGLLIAEASPVTETGFGSPGVPGIYTEQQIAGWREVVDAAHARGGIIFLQLWHVGRVSHSSFQPGGVLPVAPSAVPIAELKTGTADGKAVPYETPRALETSEIPLVVDAYRKAAKNALAAGFDGVEIHGANGYLIEQFLQSHTNLRTDQYGGSISNRVRFLMEVTQAVVEVWGADRVGVRLSPYGVANGSGEPDPMPLYTYAIDQLNPLGLAYLHFIEPRSSGAGRAEVNHQNVPSAMVLFRPIWKGVLITAGGFTGEAADAAIRDGHADAVAFGRIFISNPDLPRRLQRGFPLTPYNRATFYGGDVAGYTDYPEHNELEQA, from the coding sequence ATGAATTATCCATCGTTGTTTTCGCCGCTCAAGGTCGGGCCCTACCAGCTCAAGCACCGTCTCGCATTGGCGCCGTTGACGCGCATGCGGGCGGCGAAGCCTTCTCTCGCGCCGCGGCCGTTAAACGCGGAATATTACGCCCAGCGCGCGACGCCGGGCGGATTGCTGATCGCCGAAGCCTCGCCGGTGACGGAGACGGGCTTCGGCAGCCCCGGCGTGCCCGGCATCTATACCGAGCAGCAGATCGCGGGCTGGCGCGAGGTGGTCGACGCCGCTCACGCCAGAGGCGGAATCATTTTTCTGCAGCTCTGGCATGTCGGACGCGTCTCGCATTCCTCGTTCCAGCCCGGTGGCGTGTTGCCGGTCGCGCCGTCGGCAGTGCCGATTGCGGAGCTGAAAACCGGGACCGCCGACGGCAAGGCGGTGCCTTACGAGACACCGCGCGCGCTTGAGACGTCGGAAATTCCTTTGGTGGTCGACGCCTATCGGAAGGCGGCGAAGAACGCGCTTGCGGCCGGCTTCGACGGTGTCGAGATACATGGCGCCAACGGCTATTTGATCGAGCAGTTCCTGCAGTCGCACACCAATTTGCGCACCGACCAGTATGGCGGCTCGATCTCGAACCGCGTGCGCTTCCTGATGGAAGTGACGCAGGCCGTGGTCGAGGTCTGGGGCGCGGATCGCGTCGGCGTGCGGCTGTCACCCTATGGGGTCGCCAATGGCAGCGGCGAGCCGGACCCGATGCCGCTCTACACGTACGCGATTGATCAGCTCAACCCGCTTGGCCTGGCCTATCTGCACTTCATCGAGCCGCGCTCCTCCGGTGCCGGCCGCGCCGAGGTCAACCATCAGAACGTGCCCTCGGCGATGGTGCTGTTTCGCCCGATCTGGAAGGGCGTCCTGATCACCGCCGGCGGCTTCACCGGCGAGGCGGCGGATGCCGCGATCCGGGATGGCCATGCCGACGCGGTCGCGTTTGGCCGCATCTTCATTTCCAATCCGGACCTGCCGCGCCGCCTGCAACGCGGCTTCCCGCTGACGCCCTACAACCGCGCGACGTTCTATGGCGGCGATGTGGCGGGTTATACGGATTATCCGGAGCACAACGAGCTGGAGCAGGCGTAA
- a CDS encoding winged helix-turn-helix domain-containing protein translates to MPKSSARSLPSLSVRIDLTDDGRIGPGKIQLLENIEACGSISAAGRAMDMSYKRAWDLVDEINRICRQAAVARQTGGKNGGGAVLTPFGTSLIARYRKIERNAASAARKELEALRKDIGRPKKAASR, encoded by the coding sequence ATGCCGAAATCGAGCGCCAGATCACTGCCTTCCCTGAGCGTCCGGATCGATCTGACGGACGATGGCCGGATCGGACCGGGCAAGATCCAGTTGCTGGAGAATATCGAGGCCTGCGGCTCGATCTCGGCGGCCGGCCGCGCGATGGACATGTCCTACAAGCGCGCCTGGGATCTGGTCGACGAGATCAACCGAATCTGCCGCCAGGCCGCGGTGGCACGGCAGACTGGCGGCAAGAATGGCGGCGGCGCGGTCCTGACGCCGTTCGGCACCTCGTTGATCGCGCGCTACCGCAAGATCGAACGCAATGCTGCCAGCGCCGCGCGCAAGGAGCTCGAGGCGCTTCGCAAGGACATCGGGCGGCCAAAGAAGGCCGCCAGCCGATAA
- a CDS encoding aldehyde dehydrogenase family protein: protein MAVTQAIPITRHPYADGSYKKMLIDGQWVDAASGKRFETHNPATGELLATVAEGDAEDINRAVAAARRAFEGPWSKVKPYERQGLLLKLADLVEKNFEELSQLDTVDMGAPISRTRGNKLRVLGMLRYYAGQATALHGETIENSLPGEIFSYTLKEPIGVVGAIIPWNGPLGASVWKIGPAIATGCTVVLKPAEEAPLTSLRLAELCMEAGIPPGVINVVPGFGETAGAALAAHPDVDKVAFTGSHITGQSIIRASAGNLKRVSLELGGKSPDIVFADADLDAAVPGAAMAVFANSGQICSAGTRLFVESKIYDEFVGRVAEFSKKLQVGNGLDPNTQIGPLVSKDQLERVSGYLDIGQKEGAKALAGGARLTEGALSKGYFVPPTVFANVQDNMRIAQEEIFGPVISAISFKDSDELIKRANATTFGLGSGVWTTNVSKAHQVAKALRAGSVWVNCYQAMDPAVPFGGYKMSGYGRESGKQHVEEYLNVKAVWVKTA from the coding sequence TCCTTATGCGGATGGTTCCTACAAGAAGATGCTGATCGACGGCCAATGGGTCGACGCCGCTTCCGGCAAGCGGTTCGAGACGCATAACCCGGCGACCGGCGAGTTGCTCGCAACCGTCGCCGAGGGTGACGCCGAGGACATCAACCGCGCCGTGGCGGCGGCCCGTCGCGCTTTCGAAGGGCCATGGAGCAAGGTCAAGCCGTATGAGCGGCAGGGCCTTTTGTTGAAGCTTGCCGATCTCGTCGAGAAGAACTTTGAGGAGCTGTCGCAGCTCGACACCGTCGACATGGGTGCGCCGATCAGCCGTACCCGCGGCAACAAACTGCGCGTGCTCGGCATGCTCCGCTATTACGCCGGGCAGGCGACGGCGCTGCACGGTGAAACCATCGAGAACTCGCTGCCGGGCGAGATATTCTCCTACACGCTGAAGGAGCCGATCGGCGTTGTTGGCGCGATCATTCCCTGGAACGGTCCGCTCGGCGCCAGCGTCTGGAAAATCGGTCCGGCGATCGCGACCGGCTGCACAGTGGTGCTGAAGCCGGCCGAGGAAGCGCCGCTGACCTCGCTCCGGCTGGCCGAGCTATGCATGGAAGCGGGTATCCCGCCCGGCGTCATCAACGTCGTGCCCGGCTTTGGCGAGACCGCGGGCGCCGCGCTGGCCGCGCATCCCGATGTCGATAAAGTCGCGTTCACCGGCTCGCACATCACGGGACAGTCGATCATCCGTGCCTCCGCCGGCAACCTGAAGCGCGTTTCGCTTGAGCTTGGCGGCAAATCGCCGGACATCGTGTTCGCCGATGCCGATCTCGATGCGGCGGTGCCGGGGGCCGCGATGGCCGTGTTCGCCAATTCCGGGCAGATCTGCAGCGCCGGCACCCGGCTCTTTGTCGAGAGCAAGATCTATGACGAGTTCGTCGGCCGCGTCGCGGAATTCAGCAAGAAGCTGCAGGTCGGCAATGGCCTCGATCCGAACACTCAGATCGGGCCGCTGGTGTCGAAGGATCAGCTCGAGCGCGTCTCCGGCTATCTCGACATCGGCCAGAAGGAAGGCGCCAAGGCGCTGGCCGGCGGCGCGCGATTGACCGAGGGCGCGCTGTCGAAGGGCTATTTCGTGCCGCCGACGGTGTTCGCCAATGTCCAGGACAATATGCGGATCGCGCAAGAGGAAATCTTCGGCCCCGTCATCTCGGCGATCTCATTCAAGGATTCCGACGAACTGATCAAGCGTGCCAATGCCACGACCTTTGGCCTCGGCAGCGGCGTCTGGACCACCAATGTCAGCAAGGCACACCAGGTCGCAAAGGCGCTGCGCGCCGGTTCGGTCTGGGTGAACTGCTATCAGGCGATGGACCCGGCGGTGCCGTTCGGCGGCTACAAGATGAGCGGCTATGGCCGCGAGTCCGGCAAGCAGCATGTCGAGGAGTATCTCAACGTCAAGGCGGTCTGGGTCAAGACGGCCTGA
- a CDS encoding tripartite tricarboxylate transporter TctB family protein translates to MNNDTNVKFRPNNSELWGGLIGLGLGGFVIWSGLKLKLGTINDPGSGFVLFYTGILMCLFAASITLGALTEGGPTFGSRWVDTRWTKPLLVIVCLIAFSFALNPLGFLLSSIPLMLLLLRVVDPVRWPLAVPIAVLVPLGMWWVLKRLLLIQLPSGIFEIG, encoded by the coding sequence ATGAACAATGACACCAACGTCAAATTCCGCCCCAACAATTCCGAACTGTGGGGCGGTTTGATCGGGTTGGGGCTCGGCGGCTTCGTGATCTGGTCCGGGCTCAAGCTCAAGCTCGGCACCATCAACGATCCCGGCTCCGGGTTCGTGCTGTTCTACACCGGCATCCTGATGTGCCTGTTCGCCGCCTCGATCACCCTCGGGGCATTGACCGAGGGCGGACCGACCTTTGGCTCGCGCTGGGTGGACACGCGCTGGACCAAGCCGCTGCTGGTGATCGTCTGCCTCATCGCTTTTTCCTTCGCCCTCAACCCGCTCGGCTTTCTGCTGTCATCGATTCCGCTGATGCTGCTGCTGTTGCGCGTGGTCGACCCGGTGCGCTGGCCGCTGGCCGTTCCGATTGCAGTACTCGTTCCGCTCGGCATGTGGTGGGTTCTCAAACGCCTGCTCCTGATCCAGTTGCCCTCCGGCATCTTCGAAATCGGCTGA
- a CDS encoding Bug family tripartite tricarboxylate transporter substrate binding protein has protein sequence MFRRSRLTIAVAAVGMLISAAAGAQEYPTKPITLIVPWPAGGSTDISMRAIAESASKLLGQPIAIDNKAGGGGTVGPATMAAAAKPDGYTIAQIPITVFRLPLMQEVSWNPDKDFTYIVHLTGYTFGVTTSAESRFKTWQDVIDYAKQNPGKVTYATPGAGTSLHIGMEQIAGMAGIKLTQVPFKGGAETNAAVLGQHTMLQADSTGWRPLVDAGKLRLLMVWTSARSPNFPDVPTLKELGYPMVYDSPFGLAGPKGMDPKIVARLHDAFKKALDDPAVIATLAKFDMVPNYKNTEDYKKFVVEVTESERKVIDRLGLAKKTN, from the coding sequence ATGTTTCGACGTAGCCGCTTGACGATCGCCGTCGCAGCCGTCGGCATGCTGATTTCAGCAGCCGCCGGCGCCCAGGAATATCCCACCAAGCCGATCACGCTGATCGTTCCGTGGCCGGCGGGCGGCTCCACCGACATCTCGATGCGGGCGATCGCCGAAAGCGCCTCAAAACTGCTCGGTCAGCCGATCGCCATCGATAACAAGGCCGGTGGCGGCGGCACGGTCGGCCCGGCCACCATGGCGGCTGCGGCCAAGCCGGATGGCTACACCATCGCGCAAATTCCGATCACCGTGTTCCGCCTGCCGCTGATGCAGGAGGTGTCGTGGAATCCGGACAAGGACTTCACCTACATCGTTCATCTCACCGGCTACACGTTCGGCGTCACCACCAGCGCCGAGTCGCGATTCAAGACCTGGCAGGACGTGATCGATTACGCCAAACAGAATCCCGGCAAGGTGACCTATGCGACACCGGGCGCCGGCACGTCGCTGCATATCGGCATGGAGCAGATCGCAGGCATGGCCGGCATCAAGCTGACGCAGGTGCCGTTCAAGGGTGGTGCGGAAACCAATGCCGCGGTGCTCGGCCAGCACACCATGCTGCAGGCGGACTCGACCGGCTGGCGGCCGTTGGTTGACGCCGGCAAGTTGCGTCTCCTGATGGTGTGGACCTCGGCCCGCTCGCCAAACTTCCCCGACGTGCCGACGCTGAAGGAGCTCGGCTATCCCATGGTCTATGACTCGCCATTCGGCCTCGCCGGCCCGAAGGGCATGGACCCGAAAATCGTCGCCAGGTTGCACGACGCCTTCAAGAAGGCGCTGGACGATCCCGCCGTGATTGCCACGCTCGCCAAATTCGACATGGTGCCGAACTACAAGAACACGGAAGACTACAAGAAGTTCGTCGTCGAAGTAACCGAATCCGAGCGCAAGGTGATCGACAGGCTCGGGCTGGCGAAGAAGACCAACTAA
- a CDS encoding mandelate racemase/muconate lactonizing enzyme family protein, with amino-acid sequence MIITGVRTHVLEARLSQPFAYSRAWYDTRTAMVVEIETDVGLIGWGECYGPARMTAAVVQSVAPWLIGEDPLRTDYLWQMIYTCLRDHGQKGVVIEGLSGIDIALWDIKGKHFGVPAHRLLGGPLRTEVQAYATGLYRRKSGDPLRYLAEEAAGYVAEGFAAVKLKVGFGVDEDAAVTRAVREAIGPDVALMVDANHAYDAVAAIRLGRMIEPYDIGWFEEPVPPEDVAGYRAVKAALSIPVAGGECEFTRFGFRDLLVSRAIDIIQPDTCAAGGLSECKKIADMAEAFGVRYNPHVWGTGIAIAASLQLLAVLPAHTPVSLAPLQPMLEFDRTEHPIRQSLLVQPIEHSGGIVRVPDGPGLGIEVDRDALARFSVR; translated from the coding sequence ATGATCATCACGGGTGTCCGCACGCACGTTCTCGAAGCCAGGCTTTCGCAACCCTTTGCCTACTCCCGTGCCTGGTACGACACCCGCACCGCCATGGTGGTCGAGATCGAAACCGATGTAGGCCTGATCGGCTGGGGCGAATGCTATGGACCCGCGCGGATGACCGCTGCCGTCGTCCAGAGCGTGGCGCCGTGGCTGATTGGCGAGGACCCGCTGCGAACGGACTATTTGTGGCAGATGATCTATACGTGCTTGCGCGATCACGGCCAGAAGGGCGTCGTCATCGAGGGCCTGAGCGGGATCGACATCGCGCTTTGGGACATCAAGGGAAAGCATTTTGGCGTTCCGGCGCACCGCCTGCTCGGCGGTCCGCTTCGCACCGAGGTGCAGGCCTACGCGACGGGACTTTACCGGCGTAAATCCGGCGATCCGCTCCGCTATCTCGCCGAGGAAGCGGCAGGCTATGTCGCGGAAGGTTTTGCGGCCGTGAAGCTGAAGGTCGGCTTCGGCGTGGATGAGGATGCTGCGGTGACGCGCGCCGTGCGCGAGGCGATCGGGCCGGACGTCGCACTCATGGTTGATGCCAATCACGCCTATGACGCCGTCGCCGCGATCCGGCTCGGCCGGATGATCGAGCCATATGACATCGGATGGTTCGAGGAGCCGGTGCCGCCGGAGGATGTGGCAGGCTATCGCGCGGTGAAGGCTGCGCTATCGATCCCGGTCGCGGGTGGAGAATGCGAGTTCACGCGGTTCGGTTTCCGGGACCTGCTGGTGTCGCGGGCGATCGACATCATCCAGCCCGACACGTGCGCGGCGGGCGGGCTGTCCGAATGCAAGAAGATCGCCGACATGGCCGAGGCGTTCGGCGTCCGCTACAATCCGCATGTCTGGGGCACCGGCATCGCGATCGCGGCGTCCCTGCAACTGCTGGCCGTTCTGCCGGCCCACACGCCGGTCTCGCTCGCACCGCTCCAGCCGATGCTGGAGTTCGATCGGACCGAACATCCCATTCGACAATCGCTCCTGGTTCAGCCGATCGAACACTCCGGCGGCATCGTTCGTGTGCCGGATGGTCCCGGCCTCGGCATCGAGGTCGACCGGGATGCGCTGGCGCGGTTTTCGGTTCGATAG
- a CDS encoding M20 family metallopeptidase has protein sequence MADRADAIARVREHLNSGAFLAELGRRVGYRTESQNPGSGEALRAYLVDDLQPAFAALDFSTRLIESPSGRGPYLLADYREDASLPTVLTYGHGDVVDGMEGEWRDNLDPWKTTTKGERVYGRGTADNKGQHSINLAALRAVRETRGGKLGFNAKFIIETGEEIGSPDLRQVCESHREELKADLFLASDGPRLSADRPTIFLGCRGGNRIHLDVNLREGGNHSGNWGGVLANPATILCNAIASLVDGKGRMKLDALKPPRISNAVRAALADVKIEPTADEPALAADWGEEGLTPAERLFAWNTLEVLAMSSGNVEKPANAIPGRANAVLQLRFVVGTKYEEVIDAVRAHLHGNGFSMVEVSGTQRFAASRTDVDSPWVNWTAESILKTTGKAPAILPNFGGSLPNDVFAEGLGLPTIWVPHSYPGCSQHAPDEHILLPVTEEALAIMAGLFWDLGEKKRAL, from the coding sequence ATGGCTGATAGAGCCGACGCGATTGCGCGGGTACGTGAGCATCTGAATTCCGGCGCGTTTCTCGCCGAGCTCGGCCGCAGGGTCGGTTATCGGACCGAAAGCCAGAATCCCGGCAGCGGCGAGGCGTTGCGCGCCTATCTCGTCGACGATCTCCAGCCCGCCTTTGCCGCGCTCGACTTCTCCACCCGCCTGATCGAATCGCCGAGCGGCAGGGGTCCGTACCTGCTGGCGGATTATCGCGAGGATGCCTCGCTGCCGACCGTGCTCACCTATGGCCATGGCGATGTCGTCGACGGCATGGAGGGCGAATGGCGCGACAATCTCGACCCCTGGAAAACCACGACCAAAGGCGAACGCGTCTATGGCCGCGGCACCGCCGACAACAAGGGCCAGCACAGCATCAATCTCGCGGCCTTGCGCGCGGTGCGCGAGACCCGCGGCGGCAAGCTCGGCTTCAACGCCAAATTCATCATCGAGACCGGCGAGGAGATCGGTTCGCCTGACCTGCGGCAGGTGTGCGAATCCCATCGCGAGGAATTGAAGGCGGATCTGTTCCTGGCATCCGACGGACCGCGGCTTTCTGCCGACCGGCCTACCATCTTCCTCGGCTGCCGCGGCGGCAACCGCATCCATCTCGATGTCAATCTGCGCGAGGGCGGAAACCATTCGGGCAATTGGGGCGGCGTGCTCGCCAACCCCGCGACGATTCTTTGCAACGCCATCGCGAGCCTCGTCGACGGCAAGGGGCGGATGAAGCTCGATGCGCTCAAGCCGCCGCGGATATCGAACGCCGTCCGCGCGGCGCTCGCCGACGTGAAGATCGAGCCGACCGCGGACGAGCCGGCGCTGGCGGCGGACTGGGGCGAGGAGGGACTAACGCCGGCAGAGCGGCTGTTCGCGTGGAATACGCTGGAAGTGCTGGCCATGTCGTCAGGCAATGTCGAGAAGCCGGCCAACGCCATTCCCGGACGCGCCAACGCCGTGCTGCAGCTCCGCTTCGTCGTCGGGACCAAATATGAAGAGGTTATCGACGCCGTGCGCGCGCATTTGCATGGCAACGGCTTTTCGATGGTGGAGGTCAGCGGCACGCAGCGTTTTGCGGCCTCGCGCACCGATGTCGACAGTCCGTGGGTGAACTGGACTGCGGAATCGATCCTGAAGACCACCGGCAAGGCGCCGGCGATCCTGCCGAATTTCGGCGGCTCGCTGCCCAATGACGTGTTCGCCGAAGGACTCGGGCTGCCGACGATCTGGGTGCCGCATTCCTATCCCGGCTGCTCGCAGCACGCGCCGGACGAACACATTCTTCTGCCGGTGACGGAAGAGGCGCTCGCGATCATGGCGGGGCTGTTCTGGGATCTCGGCGAGAAGAAGCGGGCGTTGTAG
- a CDS encoding tripartite tricarboxylate transporter permease, with translation MDTLINVAHGFGVALQPVNLVYCFIGVFIGTLVGVLPGIGPISAMSLLLPITLSGTPESGIIMMAGIYYGSMYGGSTTSILVNIPGEAASVVTCIDGHQMAKQGRAGPALGISAFGSFFAGTFALVALMLVAPKLASVAIAFGPAEYFSLMVLGLVVLTFLTQGSMAKALLMACIGVVLGVVGLDSITAQPRLTFGRVELIDGIGLVPVVMGLFGIAEVLLNTEQVIKRDIINTKITHLLPSKEDWKASAGPMTRGTILGFFLGILPGGGAVISSFASYALEKRLSKTPERFGNGAIEGVAGPEAANNAAAGGAFIPLMTLGIPPNVVMALLLGAFVIHGLQPGPLMITQNPGLFWGIVASMYIGNLMLLVLNLPMIGMWVQLLKLPYNILFPLIILFTIIGVYCSSNNVFDVYVMIAFGIIGYFMRKLGYEPAPLVLAFVLGPMLENNLRKSLILSQGDLMTFVERPISAACLALAFMLLIGPLLPALRKKREMVALDEGA, from the coding sequence ATGGACACACTCATCAATGTCGCCCATGGCTTCGGCGTCGCCCTTCAACCCGTCAATCTGGTCTACTGCTTCATCGGCGTGTTCATCGGCACACTGGTCGGCGTGCTGCCGGGCATCGGCCCGATCTCGGCGATGTCGCTCTTGCTGCCGATCACGCTGTCGGGAACGCCGGAATCCGGCATCATCATGATGGCCGGCATCTATTACGGCTCGATGTATGGCGGCTCGACCACCTCTATCCTGGTCAACATTCCCGGCGAAGCCGCTTCCGTCGTCACCTGTATCGACGGTCACCAGATGGCCAAGCAGGGCCGTGCCGGACCTGCGCTCGGCATCTCCGCATTCGGCTCGTTCTTCGCCGGCACCTTCGCGCTGGTCGCGCTGATGCTGGTGGCGCCCAAGCTCGCCAGCGTCGCGATCGCGTTCGGACCGGCCGAATATTTCAGCCTGATGGTGCTCGGCCTTGTCGTCCTGACCTTCCTGACACAGGGCTCGATGGCAAAGGCGCTGTTGATGGCCTGCATCGGCGTCGTACTCGGCGTGGTCGGGCTCGACAGCATCACCGCGCAGCCGCGCCTGACTTTCGGCCGGGTGGAGCTGATCGACGGGATCGGCCTCGTCCCCGTGGTCATGGGCCTGTTCGGCATAGCCGAAGTGCTGCTCAACACGGAGCAGGTCATCAAACGCGACATCATCAACACGAAGATCACGCACCTGCTTCCAAGCAAAGAGGACTGGAAAGCCAGTGCCGGCCCGATGACGCGCGGAACGATCCTTGGGTTTTTCCTCGGCATCCTGCCCGGCGGCGGTGCGGTGATCTCGTCGTTCGCGTCCTATGCGCTGGAGAAGCGGCTGTCCAAGACACCGGAGCGCTTCGGCAACGGCGCGATCGAAGGCGTGGCGGGGCCCGAAGCCGCCAACAATGCCGCGGCCGGCGGCGCCTTCATTCCGCTCATGACGCTCGGCATTCCGCCGAATGTGGTGATGGCGCTGTTGCTCGGCGCTTTCGTCATTCACGGGCTGCAGCCCGGTCCGCTGATGATCACGCAGAACCCGGGACTGTTCTGGGGCATCGTTGCCAGCATGTATATCGGCAATCTGATGCTGCTGGTGCTCAATCTGCCGATGATCGGGATGTGGGTGCAGCTGCTGAAATTGCCCTACAACATCCTGTTCCCCTTGATCATCCTGTTCACCATCATCGGCGTCTATTGCTCCAGCAACAACGTGTTCGACGTCTACGTGATGATCGCATTCGGCATTATCGGCTATTTCATGCGCAAGCTCGGCTACGAGCCGGCGCCGCTGGTGCTGGCCTTCGTGCTGGGGCCGATGCTGGAGAACAATCTGCGCAAGTCGCTGATCCTGTCGCAAGGCGATCTGATGACCTTTGTCGAGCGGCCGATTTCGGCCGCCTGTCTCGCATTGGCGTTCATGCTTCTGATCGGCCCGCTGCTGCCGGCACTGCGCAAGAAGCGCGAGATGGTCGCACTGGATGAAGGGGCGTGA
- a CDS encoding LLM class flavin-dependent oxidoreductase — protein MTKQIRLNAFAMNCVAHQSPGLWTHPRDRTLGYNRLPYWLDLARVLERGRFDGLFLADVLGVYDVFGDSPDAALRNAAQTPANEPLMLIPAMAAVTQNLGFGVTSNLSFEPPYPFARRMSTLDHLTEGRVGWNVVTGYLDSAARGAGKDKQTAHDDRYEIADEYMELVYKLWEGSWEDGAVLRDRARGIFADPSKVHRIEHEGSNYRLNAIHLSEPSPQRTPVLYQAGTSPRGRQFAAQHAECVFMSGPSAKIIGPRVAAIRAQAKEIGRNPAEILMFSMMTIILGGTEAEAKAKYADYRAHIAPEGALALMSGWTGVDFSTYDLDQQVRHVQNDAGRTALDNVTRADPDRVWTVREVVEHVGIGGAGPVVVGTPEKVADDIEAWFEQTDVDGLNVAFATSPGDFEDIADMLVPELTKRGRYKSEYVPGTLREKLFGAGRARLAEGHPGASYRPHAAARAAE, from the coding sequence ATGACAAAACAAATCCGGCTCAACGCCTTCGCCATGAACTGCGTGGCGCATCAATCGCCGGGGCTCTGGACCCATCCGCGCGACCGCACGCTGGGCTACAACCGCCTGCCTTATTGGCTCGATCTGGCAAGGGTGCTGGAGCGCGGCCGGTTCGACGGGCTGTTTCTCGCCGATGTGCTCGGCGTCTACGACGTGTTCGGCGATAGCCCGGACGCCGCGCTGCGCAACGCCGCGCAGACGCCGGCAAACGAGCCGCTGATGCTGATCCCGGCGATGGCGGCGGTGACGCAAAATCTCGGTTTTGGCGTCACCAGCAATCTCTCCTTCGAGCCGCCCTACCCGTTTGCCCGACGGATGTCGACGCTCGATCATTTGACCGAAGGCCGGGTCGGCTGGAACGTGGTGACCGGCTATCTCGACTCTGCCGCGCGCGGCGCCGGCAAGGACAAGCAGACCGCGCATGACGACCGCTACGAGATCGCGGATGAATATATGGAGCTGGTCTACAAGCTCTGGGAAGGAAGCTGGGAGGACGGCGCCGTGCTCCGCGACCGTGCGCGCGGCATTTTCGCCGATCCATCGAAGGTGCACCGCATTGAGCACGAGGGAAGCAACTACCGGCTCAATGCGATCCATCTGAGCGAGCCGTCGCCGCAGCGGACGCCAGTGCTGTATCAGGCCGGCACCTCGCCGCGCGGACGGCAATTCGCCGCCCAGCACGCCGAATGCGTGTTCATGTCGGGCCCGTCGGCCAAGATCATCGGCCCGCGCGTGGCGGCGATCCGCGCTCAAGCAAAGGAAATCGGGCGCAATCCGGCCGAGATCCTGATGTTCTCCATGATGACGATCATTCTCGGCGGCACCGAGGCCGAGGCCAAAGCAAAATACGCCGACTATCGCGCGCACATCGCGCCCGAGGGCGCGCTGGCGCTGATGTCGGGCTGGACCGGCGTCGATTTCTCGACCTACGACCTCGACCAGCAGGTGCGCCACGTCCAGAACGACGCCGGCCGAACCGCGCTTGATAACGTCACACGTGCCGATCCGGACCGGGTCTGGACCGTGCGCGAGGTCGTCGAGCATGTCGGCATCGGCGGCGCCGGCCCCGTCGTTGTCGGCACGCCCGAGAAGGTCGCCGACGATATCGAGGCCTGGTTCGAGCAGACCGATGTCGACGGCCTCAACGTCGCGTTCGCCACCTCGCCCGGCGATTTCGAGGACATCGCCGACATGCTGGTGCCTGAGCTGACGAAGCGGGGGCGGTACAAGAGCGAATATGTACCAGGGACGTTGCGCGAAAAACTGTTCGGTGCCGGGCGCGCGCGGTTAGCGGAAGGGCATCCGGGAGCAAGTTATCGGCCGCATGCAGCAGCAAGAGCCGCCGAATAA